Part of the Mytilus trossulus isolate FHL-02 chromosome 2, PNRI_Mtr1.1.1.hap1, whole genome shotgun sequence genome is shown below.
agactatatatatatatatatataattatggtGGACTCTCTTTTGATATCTTGTCACAATAGTATTAAAAAGGTAATTTATGAACTAAcaaaaatttcagtttttaatCATGGATTATTTCCCTTATTGTgacaagggaaataactctaaaTTCCAATTACACCTACCTTGATGGGATGTCTTTATCCTGCttgaattctgaaaaatatgaaaatcatactttaaaccaattgaaaatttgtttaaagttaTATCCAATTGACATATCCAGGAGGTGAGAACCATAATTTCATCAATGAgctataaatagatatttaaTACACTAAATTCCTCATTTATATTAGTTGAACTTGAAAGTTATAAACTAGTGTAAACCACAATCTTCATATAAATTTATGCACTTTagtgttaaacatttaaatttgcttGCTTTCAAAGTTATATTCTTTTAGAGTATCATGCATTTCAcaaaaaagagggaagaaaACAGATACTTAAAAATAAACTCACCTCTCATATAGGTCTCATAACTCATATCTGGTTTAACTCTTGGCTTTGGAATGATAACTGTGTTATTCTTCGTAGTTTTAGGCATTTCTTCTCCATCAGACTCGTCATCTGTTGTTTCATACTCATAGACTGGTTTAAATACCCTTGTGTCCTCCTCATAGACTGGTTTAAATACCCTTGTTTCCTCCTCATAGACTGGTTTAAATACCCTTGTGTCTTCCAATGGTgatctttcttttattttcttagtAGGCAATGGTGGTTTATGGTCCACATAAACTTCATCATAGATCTTCCTCAAAATCTTTGTCTTTTTATCTTTCTCCTTCTCCTCATTTATTTTGGACAGATTGGACTGATATTTTGTTCCTTCGTTGAAGCATTTCTTATCCCATTCATTTCCTTCAACAAAATCCAATGCCATATTGGTTGATTTGGAAACCAAATTTCTTGCTGCTTTTCTTATTTCATCTAGATCAAGGTCATCATTCTGGTTTTTAGATAGATCATCATTTGAACTATTGTCACTATTATTTGGCATAGTGTATTTTGCATGCTGCTTTTCTTTCTCTACTTCTTTATTTTCTCTTCCAATTGGATTGGGTCTTTTCCCATCAGATTCAGCACCATCACCTTTCGGTACATTAACTCGGGTAACTTTTTCTTTTCTGACTTTCCTTTTGTCTAAAGCATTTTTCATTCTATCTTCAAACTTTTCAGCAGATGACCATTGGGTTTCTTCTGTTAGTTTTGGTTGCTTGTCAATATTGGTTCTACCTGGTTGTACTGACACTTTTCTTGTATGGACTGTATGGGCTGTCGGTGCTGGTCCCATACTCATAATTGGCCTGTCCTCAAAAGTTTTGGCAGCTAAAGTTGTGGTAGTTCCCCATGCAGGTTGTAGCTGCTGTACACCTAGTTTTATTACGCTAGGTTCTTCTTCATACATCGAGTCAACAACTTCCTTTTTGAAGGGTTTCATTTTCTTTGTCCCTTTTTCCTTTGCCAATTCATCACTTGGTGTGGAGGCTCTGAGATTGAAATTTTTCTCACATTTTAGTTTGTAAGATTTCTTTGAGATTGCTGGGTGTATTTTCTCTGTGTTGATAATTCTTTCTGATTTATACAAGTCTTTGTACTGGTCTGATCTCTGCCCTGTACTGCTTCTGTCAATACTTTTTTCACTGAAAGCTACTTTTTTCCTGGCTGCAGATTTCCCtcgtttttctcttttttctgaTCCTTCATTGTCACTTTCTTCACTCCATGCATTACTATTAGTACTCTTTTCTTCATTTAcagtatgtttttcttttccaCTGTGTTTCTTCTCCTCATTTTGCAGCTTTGTTTCTCCAGTATTCTCATCATTGGTGATAGCAACacttttttctttactggaagCATTTGATTTACTTTTCTTAGGGCTAATACTTTTTTCCTCTTTTTGAGGTAACACTGCTAATCTATTTTTGGCAGCTATTCTTTTTCTGAATTTCTTCATTCTTTCACTCTCTCCTTTGTATGAATCATTTGACTTTTGACTACCAGAGGAGTCACTAGCATCTGCAGACTTGACTGATATGATCTTAGGCTTCTGTCTCCTGGTACTTCTTTCTTTTCTAGAGCTGTTGGTTTGCTCATCATGAACTTCAATGGATGATGATCCAGATGTGGAAGCTGAGGTGTTAGACCTTCCTTCACATAAGACATTGGAAGAACTGTGAATCTCTGGATGTATTGAAACATTACTGTATCTTTCTGAAGGTATTGGAGATGTCGTAGAAAAATTGTCTGTTTCTAGCGTAATATCAGAAGAACATGTAATGCTATTATCTGAAAgagaaaagacaaacataacAATAAAAGAGATTTTAAtactatattataatatatCTGATAACTTTTATTACTAGAAAATAAAGTGTTTTTGATTTCTAAAAACTAACTCATTATTATCATAATGGACTACTGACAGTATTGTATTCTCAATTTTTACTCAAATTATATATGATAATGACTCAtataatttctattttcaatctCATAATCTCTTAAGTAATGCCACAGAGTTCTTAAATTGTTTCCCTCTGTTGCTCCATGTAGAAAATCTGCTGGTCCACACTATCATTTCTATTTGAAAATACCCAAATTGTGTCTGCCCTTTGCAAAATTTTGGGGGCCAAATGCAAAACCTTTAACGGTTGACCACTTCTATTTATGAAACCTGATGCCATCCCTTTTGGTTTGTTggtgatttttatttaatattatgctAAATTATCCTTATTCAAGTAGCTTAGGATAATATATCTTAGGATCACATTAGAACATGACATTGTTTTAAAAGGCTGTGTGGTCAATTTTCTTTCAACAAAAGATGATGGACATCTGGTGTCAGGAGTATAGGAGTAATTTGTCATTACAGACTAAACAgtgatttaaaaacaatgtttattttttattaatatttctaaaagtCCAGTTACCAGtacattaaataaattttgcTTATTTGGACAACAAAGCATTTATACTTCACAAAGTTTGTTTCCAAAAAGTTACtaagcattattatttaaatagtgTTTTCAATTAAATCAAGGTCAATAAGTGTGACAGTAAAATACCTCTTTTGTTCTGTGACCTTGAACTGGTAGACCAGAAGTCACTTTtctggaaaaaataaataaatatatttacttaCTGTATTATTGAAATGCTATCTACTACTGTGAAAGTGACTGTGTGCTTTTACTCGAATTTCAATATTCATGggaagtaaaatattatttttttcatgttctaaattcaaaatttgtagtTTTTGATTCATCCCAAAAGTAAATGGTCTAATGCCtaaatgatttatattgtatagGCATTTTAAAACCCTTTTTAAAGTTTAACTGTGATTATAAACAATTCTATTCTTCTGTTTTAATTTCTTATGTCTAGAGCTTAAAGTGctgttttaaagtaaatgttttgaattctTTTTTGGGATTTTTAGAATTTGAATTTAACATGTAAAGACTAAGTAAGACTTAACATCCAAATCTcctttaattacaaaataaatgcatatattttaataatcataaaatcataaaatcctgaaaatgttatttgtaatgctttcaaaattgttgttttcatgttttcttttttttcattcatgtattactgtaaatttagaaattattgcgtgcatttattattgcgattttaaattttgcaataaagaaaaaaattcagactcctgttaaataaaacattaattcataaattattttttccaaaatgccagttgaaattattgtgattataaccctgtcgcatttcatgcaataataaaaacattgcgatattaaatttctgaatttactgtataattgtctttttcaaaatagattaaaaaaaaccactattATTCCAAGTGTAACTTTAGCTATCTATTTATACTGACCTCATCAAATCTTTCATTGATAATGGACAATGATTGTACTGGAAGAATAGATTTTTTCCTTAAGCTGAGATGCAATGCCTTTATTCCAATATCAAGATCATGCACATTTTCATGGCTCCCTTCCCAACTCCCACATGGGTGTCTGATTCTTATACGaactgaaaaaaagaataaaattataaatatgacagaaaGAACCAAGGCAAAATGGACAGTGTCTCCatatacattttcttatatgcacATGTTATCAACCTTAACCATTTTGGAATTGTTTTGTAAAGCTAATATATAATAGATAAACTGAAtactttgtttcattatttttggtTTAACAATACAACAATACAAAATTCTAAATCCTTCAGCAAAAAACAGCTATCATGTATGGCAGCTGTTTTACTATACATACCAAATTCAACtccttttttataagatatcttcttaattttaaaagatatcttgcAAAGTTACAtatattagatatcttataaagtttataagatattttatattcttttattatatagatatctTTTATTCTTAAtgaaatatcttatcttatacagtttataactaaaaatatatatcatatagttTGTAAGATATccttatacaaaaatatatgagatatcttataatttcatatgagatatcttataaactatataagatagtCTGATATCTTAAGAACTATATAAAATCTCTTATAAACTATAcataagatatctaataaactTTATACAATATCTCATGATATAGAATATTTCTCTAGTctaatataagatatctcctataaTAATCAGATGTCTCATATATAtcagatatctcatataatatatcagGCACGCCGCACCTCATATAATATATCAGGTATctcatataataaataaaatatcttataaattacatGAGATATTTAAACTGccaaatgaatttgaatgtaaaaaccttacaaaaatatattaactatatataaaGATGTGCCACAAAGCAAAACCCTTAAATTTGTAATAGTCTGATTGATATAATTAAGACTTTACCTAATAGTATAGCATCATGggataatgacaaatataaggTTCATTCTAATGTCTTGGACTAATTTACAACaaattaattggaaataaattGAACCTTGACAATTATCTAATTATCAGAATTCTcaaaatctttatatatctGGTGGTCCCTGAAGAAAACTGCTGGTCCTCACTACTATATCtattacaaaattcaaaaattgtgttCATTGCAAATTATGGAGGTCAAATCTCCTATTACCTTTATTGGAGAATTATTTGgtcttttctttgtttttatgaaGAATACTGTTTTTTGGCCTTCTTTAACTTTAATAGAAATACCTATTATAATTATACTATATGATTAGTTTTAATTCATGGTTAACTTTAGGTTATGTGATGTTCTAGTTAATTAGGTTAGGTATGGGTTAGGGCAAGGATAGATAGTGAAGCTGTATATTGGTTTGGACCTCTAGTAAAAGAAGTATATAAAGGCTGTTGATTAACAcgtaaatatgaaaacaaaaataacacacAAATAAGTACAATTATCATATTTCATATACATACTCCTTGTTGGAATTCTGTCaccaatatatgtttttaatctTCTCCATAAGCTAGGCCTTTTGTCTGGTTTAAATCCAAATTCAATAGGACTGCCTGGTCTTGGTGATGCCACAATTGGAAAATCAAATGGACTGTCTGGTCTTGGTGACCATGGCACCGGTGATTGAGCTGAAACTGAGGAGATATCTATCTAAATAACTTTGATCtttaataaaagagggacaaaagataccaaaaggacagtcaaactcataaatctaaaacaaaatgacaatgccatggctaaaaatgaaaaagataaacagaaaaacaaaagtacacatgacacaacatataaaactaaagaataaaaaacaagaaCCCCATAATAAGTTGTTAATACACCCCAATTGATTGGAATAACCCACTGTTCAATTAGTGAAGTGCTCAGAGGCAGATTATTGGGGGGCCCAGGGGGCccggcccccccccccccccctttttgggtaaaaaattggttgcttatatagggaatcactgaagcgtgactggacaAGACCCCCTCTTatgtcagtcagtgggcccccacttatgaaaattcctggatccaccactggtGCTAGCCCTGGTACCATGGATTTACCTTTATCAAAGGGACTTTATCATTATACAACAAATGACCAATTCAAGAAAATCCAATTTGAAGAGTATCTATTATCTTACATAAAGTAAAGGCCTTTATTGTTCATTACCAATAccaattgctattttttttttaccaaattgtaTGTCTCCAAACTGTCAACAGTTTAACCCATATAGATAGTTGcagtgtaataaaaaatatacttctaatcctgttaagacctttaacttctaacattttgtattaTGGGTGTTACTTTAATTTGATAATGATATTTTCCAGAAATTGGGGGttaaaacaatttcatttttgcttaCACATTTTACAGGGcacaatcaaaacaaataaacattataaaaaatgataaatatttggTAGACATATTTAAGATCAATAACTTTGGTAAATTTGAATTCCACATCTGatgatctgtcattgaaattgtttttaggtattttattattacaagtatttatatcaaaagttttaaggtatttatttttgaactgCTATAATATGTACAGTAATTGTAAAGTCTAAATTTTGTAAGGaaatttttgccaaaaattgttaaaagtcaAAACAGATAAGATTTAGcacaatttgtatcaattttgtatGATCTTTTGCAGTAAAAGACAAAGTCACTTACATACTATAGGTCTAGATCTTCaatcttaattttaatttaaggtgTTCGTTGATATTTAGAAAAAAGCAAGCAGGCgcagatccagaggggggttccgggggttggaacccaccattttttttggacaatctatgcatttgaatggggacatgtagttggaacccctttgtcctgggttaggaaccccccttttttaaatgtctggatccgcccctgaaaagattcatgatatatatatatatataaaaaataatgaggtaatcagaaaaaaaaggtGACTGTCAGAGTATTTGCCTATTTGGAGAAGAAGTTCTCTAGTTCCCAATTTACAGCACAGGATGCAGTCAGTCAcagatatttaatatatatgtgttataaaacaaaacaaaatataataaaatttgtattaacgttacatattttttctcaCTACGATAAATTAATTACTAAAGTTGTGCAAACACACACAAGCTTGGCCGATGCACAGTTATCACAGTGACATTGACcttatgtttcatttattattataatgttgAACTTACCACTGCCCCCACAACACAAGATAGACTTTTTTCTTCTCTTAGTCTTTGTAACTGTCATCTTCTTGGTGTTAAAATGTCGATATAAAACTCTGTAGAATGCTTAATCGATTCTAGATCGTCTTTCGCTCCATGTAAACATAAGCGGAAGTGAAAACAGACGAGACAAcgtttatgacgtcaaaatagAACAAACCACGTGATTGCGTTCACTATATTGACGTTGGCAATTTCCGAGGTAATATCGTCGGTTTTCCGAACTTTCCCGAAGTGTATTACCATGCTATGATGAGGGTGGTGAAGGGGGATACTGAACACGGAAACACGTTAAATAAAAATCGCAAAAACGTAgcacgaaaaataaaaatcggAAAAAAACGAAGCACgagaaataaaatctttaatatttaGGAAAAAAGTACCAGATGTTATTACTCAGTCGTTCTAAGCTGAGACTAGTAGTCTCAGTTCTAAGAGATCATGTAGCCATTATTAATGGACATGAAGACCTTCTGATCACCTTTTAGCGTCTGCTTCTTTCATCcgttttgatgtttttttttattattcatagtAATCTATGATCATCTGTCTTTGATTGGAATTagtcaaaagtaccaggattatggaTCATCAGATGGTTATGATCATTTATTAGGGTAGGAACGTTCTTTATCGTCAGTTGTCAAAAGGGCCATTTTCGGCTACCGTTAGcgacaaaatggtgtttttttttttaccgtaaTTCgagaaaagtaaaatcacttaAAGACTTATAACTCCAAGGAAAagtcaaaacgaaaagtccaatatcaattaaatgccttgaaatgacaaaatcaaaactcaaacatcaaacgaataaataacaactcaggcgcggatccagccattttaaaaagggggttccgAACCCAGGACAAACGGTGGGTTCCAACTGTactgtccccattcaaatgcatttatcgccaaaaaaagggggttccaacccccggtcCCCCCCCCCTTGGATCCGCCaatgcaactgtcatattcctgacttgggacagaccgATTTTCTTACGTCAACAATGATATATATTAAACTAGGTTTTATacctagctaaacctctcatttgtttgacagtcgcataaaattccgttataatgacaacgatgtgtgaaaaaaatccaaacaaacaTAACAGgtaacaatgtaaaaaataggAATATAGCCGTCATCATTGTGACATAATCTTAAAATCACTATGAAAACTAACTTGGCAAATATTTAACatagaagcacaaaaaggcacatagacaaagcacattagcaaaagtgaaaaacacaaaatgtcattttgtgttaccatagaacaataacacaatgacgggatgtaaaactgagtacagagccacgtaaaattaatatcacaaaaaaaaacgcatTAAACTAGTGAAAGTAATACTAGTATCAATTGATATTCGTTGGAAACCAATTAGGTGGGTTTCGTTGGTACATATggaccacgaattcaaatgttcaacgaattacaaaatTTCTATAAACTTCTATGCAATGTATAGCCAAACCACGAGCTCAAATATCgatgaaaatgcaagtttctTGAATCTACGAAATTTGATACCCaccatgaaatatattcatcCACACCGATACAGTATAACACGTTATTacgatgataaacaacgtcactatccagaatctatacttcaaggcGGTGGCATCgtgtaatattttgaaattgaaagggAAATTATATCAACATCGTCTTC
Proteins encoded:
- the LOC134707798 gene encoding uncharacterized protein LOC134707798 encodes the protein MTVTKTKRRKKSILCCGGSVSAQSPVPWSPRPDSPFDFPIVASPRPGSPIEFGFKPDKRPSLWRRLKTYIGDRIPTRIRIRIRHPCGSWEGSHENVHDLDIGIKALHLSLRKKSILPVQSLSIINERFDEKSDFWSTSSRSQNKRDNSITCSSDITLETDNFSTTSPIPSERYSNVSIHPEIHSSSNVLCEGRSNTSASTSGSSSIEVHDEQTNSSRKERSTRRQKPKIISVKSADASDSSGSQKSNDSYKGESERMKKFRKRIAAKNRLAVLPQKEEKSISPKKSKSNASSKEKSVAITNDENTGETKLQNEEKKHSGKEKHTVNEEKSTNSNAWSEESDNEGSEKREKRGKSAARKKVAFSEKSIDRSSTGQRSDQYKDLYKSERIINTEKIHPAISKKSYKLKCEKNFNLRASTPSDELAKEKGTKKMKPFKKEVVDSMYEEEPSVIKLGVQQLQPAWGTTTTLAAKTFEDRPIMSMGPAPTAHTVHTRKVSVQPGRTNIDKQPKLTEETQWSSAEKFEDRMKNALDKRKVRKEKVTRVNVPKGDGAESDGKRPNPIGRENKEVEKEKQHAKYTMPNNSDNSSNDDLSKNQNDDLDLDEIRKAARNLVSKSTNMALDFVEGNEWDKKCFNEGTKYQSNLSKINEEKEKDKKTKILRKIYDEVYVDHKPPLPTKKIKERSPLEDTRVFKPVYEEETRVFKPVYEEDTRVFKPVYEYETTDDESDGEEMPKTTKNNTVIIPKPRVKPDMSYETYMREFKQDKDIPSRSVELDDYSINTGDSTNLEEYSTADFINDFETCLGDLRPSQQREITKTKSAAPRPRETTLAPNPFPTSKNNLTTVCPPKTEKPKYRRRILHQNQLLTGVEDHPAIQRISAPEELGKLQEVQNRQEPTPEIFLMTGKKETRREVDSVPLSTYQRPIGKLHAKGRDSAMVDVKFFTEQRDPRANEKTDPMDSRDTYGQDCLYPMPENMPDNLTPIEKQNYSKMQCTFKARDKSLPNAKFWTDLAKGNLPSHDRGSFEVEHPKEKNGGYSSLPIAPIGLGCSDAYRVGITNSEAELNKVFFSKVASKPQFFQKSEKKHQESNSYPLDNIPSPDIYKSTAQENLDFFKHVATDPNFRNEGKEKPKPYIPKTPNRNILLDEGRVINAKENMDFFRKVSKDPEFFKKKDESEKIDIPRSYFNQAPLGVKEEFPGRHHSKEKENLDFFLHVSRNPTVFYSEPGDPYDEEPVNPSTSQNYQPSRGFIPDDPTNYVDEETAGNNLKFFKNLAKDRDYSQVENKKASRKSGKKKRKQKQISFVENGNDNGNGNFQISKEKAEENLKFFREMSQSAKHGYPRYE